GGGAATTACGTTCGGCCTGGGGAATGCCGGTCGGCCTGCCGGCCACCAGATGGATGGCCGAGATCGGCGCGTTCGCCATCCAGTCGGACACCGAACTGCTGTTGAAGAGCCGACGAGTCGCCCCGGGACGGCTCGCTGATGCGGGCTTCGCCTTCGACTTTCCGGAGTGGCGGACCGCGGCCGCGGATCTGGTGGTGCGGCATCGCCGAGGCTAAGGGCTTCGCGCCATGGTACAGAGTGAAGCGACCCATTTCGTGACTGAGTGCCGTCCTCGCGGATGAGGTAGATGGCTCACTGATCTGCCACCGTGCCTGCGCGCAGGCAGAGTACGAACCGTCACGCTCGGCGGTTCGGCATCGCCCCGGGTGCCCGGCATCCTGAATTGCCGAGAACCATGCGTCGTACGGATATCAATCCGCGGCGGACGGTGAAGTGGCAGGGCTGGTGCCGTACGGACGGTGGGGTGGTCATTGGCGGCGATTGCCGACAGAAGGAGCTGCTACCGGGGTGCCATTCTCGGCATGATTCTCTGTTCACCGGTGGCGGCCATCGAGTGCATCGCGCCGCTGGCGAGCGGGATCAGCCGGGCCAGGCCCGGCTGTCCGTTACGTCGGGCCAAGTCGGGCCCGAGGCGAGTCATCAGCAGAGTGAGCGCCGGCAGGGGTCGGACGTAGAGGGTGATGTCGCTGATCAGGCCATCGGCGTCCAGGCGCAGCCGCTGGGCTTCGTAGAGACGCGTCGTGCCGATCTGCGCCTCGTAGAAGAGCGCCACGGTACGGCCCTCGGCGACCTGGTCGGTGTAGGTGATCTCATCGATCGCGGCCAGCGCCACTTCGAGCAAGGTGCGTACTTGCCGGTGGCCTTGGAAGGTGAACTGCTCGGTGATCGGCGAGACCAGAGTGACATCAGGGCTGAGGGCGGCGACCGCACCGGCGGCGTCACGGGCCTCGCCGGCGGCCCGCCATGCGGCGACGGCGTCATACGGCTGATCCACGGATACTCCCATCTGTGCTGTGGTTTTCGGAGGGGCTCTGGTATTACACGACCGCTGTCACGTCATGACCGCTGTCGGACTACCACGGTTGGCGGGAACCCAAACTCCACCATGGATGATGCTACGTCGGCCGTGCTGGAGCGGTTCCGCGTCCCTACGATGCTCTGACTCCGAGTGGGCCGGATGCACCCCGCTGATGTCCCAGGCTGTAGGCGATACCCTCGTTTCGACAGATCCCGACATCGGCCAGCGCGCGACACCAGTCACGGGCCCTGACAGTCGCGGCGCGCGCGGACGGCGGGGCAGAAGCGGACGTTGGCCGTAGACCAGGCGTCCCTAATGTTGACGGCACGAAGGAACTCATCGCCCTGATCGACGGCTACCGGGAGTCGACCGGGTCGTGGGCGGACCTGCTGCGTGACTGTGCCCGCCGCGGGATGCGCGCCCCGGTCCTGGCCGCCGGTGACGGCGCGCTGGGGTTCTGGACGGCGTTGCGGGAGGTGTTCCCCACCACCCGGGAGCAGCGCTGCTGGTTCCACAAGATCGGTAACGTGTTGTCGGCGCTGCCGAAGTCCGCCCACCCGGGCGCGAAGAAGGCCCTGGCCGAGATCTGGAACGTTGAGGACCGCGACCACGCCCGCCGTGCCGTGGCGGCGTTCAAGCTGGCCTACGGCGCCAAGTTCGTCAAGGCCGTCGCGAAGGTCACCGACGACCTCGACGAGCTGCTCGCGTTCTACGACTTCCCCGCCGAACACTGGGTGCATCTGCGCACCACCAACCCACCTTGTCGCCCTGGTCCGCTCCGGGGCCAAATTCGAGAACGGCTTCTTGGTCGAGCGCGACGAGACCGTCGCAGCCTGATCACACGTCACCGAACGACACCGATTGACAATTGCTCCCGCCGCTCGTCTACTTGACTCCCGGCTCCTCCAACGCGGGACATTGTCGCCGGCTTGGTATCGGCCACGCTCGCATTCAGCGGCTTCAACCAGATCCAGCGCCTGGCCGTCGCCGATGGCGGCCACCTGGTGATTCACCCCGCAATTGGCTAGGTTGCCCTCACCTCGACCGATTCTCACAGGGGGAGTGGCAGCCGTGCGGCAAGAGCACAAGATCTTCCAGGCGATCGAGGTCGGCGACGGCGGCGACGGGCGGTGGGCCGCCTACGCCCGGACCCTGTGGCAGGAGATGGAGGGCCTGCTGACCGAGGAGGGCCGGACTCCGCAGGGCGCGAACCGTGTTCGGGCGCTGTTCCGTACGCACATGCCGGAACTGGTCCCGGTTCTGGACCGCCTGGCCGGCCAACTCGACCGGCCCGGGGCGGAAGCCTTCCTCACCCACGCGGCACTGCGGCTGTTCACCCAGTCCTGCACCCAGATCGGCCAGAACGGCACTCTGCTGCGCAACTATGACCTACGGCCCGATCAGTGCGAGGGGACCATCGTCTACTCCTGCTTCCTGCGCCCCGTGATCGGGATGCAGGACATGCTGTGGGGCTTGCTGGACGGGATGAACGACGCCGGTCTCGCGGTCTCGCTCACCTGGGGCGGACGTTCCGCCTACGGACGGGGCTTCGCCATTTTCGTCGTGGTGCGCTACCTGCTGGAGACGTGCGACACCGTCGATGAGGCGGTCGGCAGGCTGCGGTCCCTTCCGGTCGCCGTCCCCCAGAACCTCACCCTTGTCGATCCCACCAAGGCGGTGACGGTGTTCGTGGGGCCGGATATGTCACCGACGGTGGCGCCGGATGCCTGCGCCGCCAACCACCAGCACCTGCCGGTGACCGACGAGCAGGAGCGTGCCCTGCGGACGCAGGAGCGGCTGCGCGCCATTCGCGCCGCGGGTGTGGACGACGTGGCGGCGATGCTGAAGCCGCCGCTATACCAATCCGTCGACGAGCAGGGGTTAAGAACGCTCTACACAGCCCACTACCGGCCCGTCGACGGCCGTGTGACGTACTACTGGCCCGGTGAGTCCTGGCAACAGTCCTTCGGCGACTTCACACCCGGATCCCGCACCGTGACCTTGGGCCGGACCAGCTGAGAGGCTTTCCGGACCCCTGCTCACCCTGCATGAAGATCCTGCAAGAACGTGATGTCACCCACCGCTGACAGGCCCTCCCTCGGCCCGCCCCGCCACGGCCACACGATGAACCGGCAGGGGCTCGGCATCGCTCCACCTGTCGGACGCGCGCCTCCCCCAATACGCCCCGACAAGGCGTCTCTCGCTACATAGTCACCAACCACAGGTCTTGACAATTGCTCATCAGCAGGATCAGGAGATGATCCGAGAGGTCGGTGCCGGCACCGAAGGATCGTTGTATCAGCGAGTGTCCGGCGATGCACATCATGAGGGCGACGATCAGTCCGGGTATGACCGCAGCGTAGACGGGTACTGGCCGGCCGCCGAGCAAGGGCAGCGAGCGTGGGAAGACCTCGCCACGGGGCCGGATCAGTCCGAGGGTCAGCCAGGTACCGCCCTCGCCGGCGGCCGCGAGGGCCAGTCCGAAGATGCGGAGACCGGGGTGTTCGGCGAGGGTCTCGGCGCTTTCACCGATAGGCCAGGGCGTTAGCCAGCTCAGCCGGGTCACGACGTACGGCAGTGGGCAGAGAGCGGCAGACCAGGTCAGGATGCGACCCCAGGAGGCTGCGGAGGCCGGTGTCGTCCATGGAGCGCCCGGCCGTCCGCAGGATTGGCAGTGGCCGCGATGGTGCCGCAGGAGGCGTACCAGCACCGCGGCCCAACAGGCGCCGGCCGCCAAGGATCCGAACACGACCAGCGGCCGGTATCCAGTTGGTTCAGCGTCGCGTGCGATGTAACTCAACCACAACAGCAGGGCGCCGAAGGCTATCCCGGTGGCGCCCGCGGCGCTGCCGTTGTGGGGCCTCGCGAGCCTGAACAGGCGGGTGGTCAGCGCGGCGACGATCGCGGCGGGTACTGCCAGCGTCATCAGGTACGCGGTGATGGTGAGCACCCCGCAAGCCGGAACCGGCGCTGTCCGGCCGCGAGACGGAAATCGTCTCCCTGGTCGCTGACGGCCTGACCAACCCCGAAATCGGCGCCGAACTGCACATCACCACCGGAACCGTCAAGACCCACCTCACCAGCATCCAGCGCAAGCTGAAGGTGCGAAACCGCGTCGGTATCGCTCACTGGGCGTGGCAAACACGCACCCGGACGCGGAGGCCAGGAGCACCGGGCGAGCAGCGCTAACTGCGGATCGGCAACCCCAGTCAAGTGAACAGGCTGATCATTCCCGGGTACAGCAACCGCACGGTCATACCAGAGATCATCAGCCCGAGCCGAGAACCCCAGCTCACAGCCGGTGCGACGAGTTACGGCAGGCACACGGCACGACGCCCAGGCCCGGTAGCCGACGCCGCACGCCGCACGCCGCACGCCGCACGCCGCACGCCGCACGAGGAGTTGTAGCTATCTTTCCTTCACGTCAATGGAGACGTAGGTTATTTACCTGCCGTTCAACGGTGGCAGATACCGTCCGGGACCTACCGCGTCCGGACCTGGGGAGGATCGACGTGAACATGAGGGGCCGAACCGCCACCATCCTGGTGATCACGAGCATCGCTGTCGCCGCAGTCGTACCGCCAACCGGCGCGGCTGGAGCGGCGGTCGACGATCCCGCAAAGGACGTCGCCCAGTACCACGCCGGGTTTCCGCTGTTCCGCAGTGCGAACATGTCCTCGCCGGACAAGCTCTCCAGTGGGGTGGGCTTCCACTCTTTCCGGATCCCGGCCGTCGTCCGGACCACCACCGGCCGGATCCTGGCCTTCGCCGAGGGCCGGCGGCACAACAACCGGGACCACGGCGACATCAACCTCGTCTACAAGCGCACAAAGACCACGACGGACCACGGAGCGGCGCCCGGCGACTGGGAGCCCCTCAAGGAGGTCGTGGGCTCGGGCAACGGGACCTGGGGAAACCCGACCGCGGTCGTGGACGGCGCCACCATCTATCTTTTCCTGTCCTGGAACGCGGGCGACCGCAGCCTGAAGGGCGGTGAGGAACTGCCGGACGGCTCCCTGACCAAGAAGATCGATTCCACCGAGGCCGGCCGGCGCCGTCTCTACCTGGTCACCAGCACGAATGACGGCGCGACCTGGTCCCAGCCTCAGGACATGACCTCGCAACTGACGCCGAACGGTTGGTCGTGGGATGCGGTCGGCCCCGGTATCGGTATCAAGCTCACTGCCGGACAGCTGGTGATCCCCGCGAAGGGTCGCAACATCGTCGGCCTGGGCAGTCCGGGCAACCGCAGCTGGTCGTACCAGCTCCTGACCGGCGCGGGAAACGAGGGCACGATCGCCCAGACCCCCGACGGCAACCTCTACCGCAACGATCGGCCAGACTCCGGCACGTACCGCTGGGTTGGCCGCGGCACGTTGAGCGGGTTCGGCACCCTCACCGCCGACGGCGGCCTGCCCGACCCACGGTGCGAAGGTTCGGTGCTGCTCTACAACACCGACTCGCCGGCCCGCACCGTCTTCCTCAACTCGGCGTCGACCACCAGCCGGCGCGAGATGCGGGTGCGAATCAGCTACGACGCCGACGCCCGCAAGTTCAACTACGGCCGCAAGCTGAGCGATGCACCCGTCTCCGGCGTCGGCTACGAGGGCGGCTACTCCAGCATGACAAAGACGGCCGACTTCCGGATCGGCGCACTGGTGGAAACCGACTTCTTCAACGACGGATCAGGAGCGAACTCCTACCGGGCGATCGTGTGGCGCCGGTTCAACCTGTCCTGGATCCTCAACGGCCCCAATAACTGACATTGAACTCGGCCGGGTCGGACGGCGTGCTGACCTGCCGCCGACCCCTCAGGCCACGGTGACCGGATGCCGCACGACAGCGCCGAACAGGTAGCCCTGGGTGTTGTGCGGCACCGTCTCGGGCTGAGTTGCTCCGGTGACGTCGGTGGCCCGCGCCCGCAGTGCGTACACCCCGGAGGCCGGCGGCTTCCAGGAGATCTTCCACCGCTGCCAGCCCTTTCCGACGGTAGAGCCGACCAGACGGGCGCGACGCCACGACGTACCGCCGTCGGTATTCACGACGACCTGCCGTACCGGTCCATTCGCCGACCAGGATCGGCCGCGCAGCACGTACCGCCGCCCCGCCGCGAGTTGGGCGTCCCAGGGCAGTTCGAAGGCGCTCTTGACCACCTGCGGACCCAGCAGCGTGCCCTCCTGCGGGTAGTCCGGCCCGATCAGGCGGTAGAACTGGGTATTCCACGGCGAGAACAGCGGAC
The nucleotide sequence above comes from Plantactinospora soyae. Encoded proteins:
- a CDS encoding response regulator transcription factor, encoding MSGRETEIVSLVADGLTNPEIGAELHITTGTVKTHLTSIQRKLKVRNRVGIAHWAWQTRTRTRRPGAPGEQR
- a CDS encoding nuclear transport factor 2 family protein, which translates into the protein MDQPYDAVAAWRAAGEARDAAGAVAALSPDVTLVSPITEQFTFQGHRQVRTLLEVALAAIDEITYTDQVAEGRTVALFYEAQIGTTRLYEAQRLRLDADGLISDITLYVRPLPALTLLMTRLGPDLARRNGQPGLARLIPLASGAMHSMAATGEQRIMPRMAPR
- a CDS encoding C45 family autoproteolytic acyltransferase/hydolase, which encodes MRQEHKIFQAIEVGDGGDGRWAAYARTLWQEMEGLLTEEGRTPQGANRVRALFRTHMPELVPVLDRLAGQLDRPGAEAFLTHAALRLFTQSCTQIGQNGTLLRNYDLRPDQCEGTIVYSCFLRPVIGMQDMLWGLLDGMNDAGLAVSLTWGGRSAYGRGFAIFVVVRYLLETCDTVDEAVGRLRSLPVAVPQNLTLVDPTKAVTVFVGPDMSPTVAPDACAANHQHLPVTDEQERALRTQERLRAIRAAGVDDVAAMLKPPLYQSVDEQGLRTLYTAHYRPVDGRVTYYWPGESWQQSFGDFTPGSRTVTLGRTS
- a CDS encoding exo-alpha-sialidase: MRGRTATILVITSIAVAAVVPPTGAAGAAVDDPAKDVAQYHAGFPLFRSANMSSPDKLSSGVGFHSFRIPAVVRTTTGRILAFAEGRRHNNRDHGDINLVYKRTKTTTDHGAAPGDWEPLKEVVGSGNGTWGNPTAVVDGATIYLFLSWNAGDRSLKGGEELPDGSLTKKIDSTEAGRRRLYLVTSTNDGATWSQPQDMTSQLTPNGWSWDAVGPGIGIKLTAGQLVIPAKGRNIVGLGSPGNRSWSYQLLTGAGNEGTIAQTPDGNLYRNDRPDSGTYRWVGRGTLSGFGTLTADGGLPDPRCEGSVLLYNTDSPARTVFLNSASTTSRREMRVRISYDADARKFNYGRKLSDAPVSGVGYEGGYSSMTKTADFRIGALVETDFFNDGSGANSYRAIVWRRFNLSWILNGPNN